The Streptomyces tubercidicus DNA segment CTTCCTCGGCTATACGAGCACCGATACCCGCGAGGGCATGTCCTGGGCACTGGAGGGCTACCTCAATGACTTCGGTATCGCCCGTATGGGCAAGGCGCTGTACGAGAAGACGAAAAAGCCCCGCTACAAGGAAGAATCGGCCTATTTCCTGAGCCGCGCGCAGAACTACGTCAAGCACTTCGACCGCCGGGTCGGCTTCTTCCAGGGCAGGGACGCCCGGGGCAACTGGCGGCTGCCGCCGGCCACCTTCGACCCCCGGGTCTGGGGCCACGACTACACCGAGACCAACGCCTGGACCTTCGCGTTCACCGCACCGCAGGACACCCGGGGCCTGGCCAACCTCTACGGCGGCCGGGCCGCCCTGGCCAAGAAGCTGGACGCCTACTTCTCCACCCCGGAGACCGCGTCCAAGGAATTCGCCGGCTCCTACGGTCAGGTGATCCATGAAATGACCGAGGCCCGCGACACCCGGATGGGTATGTACGGGCACAGCAATCAGCCCTCGCATCACATCGCCTATGTCTATGACGCGGCGGGACAGCCCTGGAAGACCCAGGAAAAGGTCCGCGAGGCGCTGTCCCGGCTCTACCTCGGCAGTGAGATCGGCCAGGGATATCCGGGCGACGAGGACAACGGCGAGATGTCCGCGTGGTACGTCTTCAGCGCGCTCGGTTTCTACCCGCTGGTGATGGGCCAGGGCGAATACGCGGTGGGCTCCCCGCTCTTCACCAAGGCCACGGTCCACCTGGAGAACGGCCGCGATCTCACCGTCAACGCCCCGCGCAACAACGCCCGCAATGTCTATGTCCAGGGCCTCCGGGTGAACGGCAAAGCCTGGAACTCCACCGCGCTGCCGCACCGGCTCCTCGCCCGCGGCGGCACCCTGGACTTCACCATGGGCGACCGGCCGTCCGCCTGGGGCACCGGAGCGCACGCCGCCCCGGCCTCGATCACCCAGGACGACCGGGTACCCGCCCCGCCGCAGGACATGACCGGCCCCGGCGGCGGCCCGCTCTTCGACGACACCTCCGCCACCTCGGCCGAACTGACCGGTACCCCGGTCGCCCTGACCCGGCCCGCGCGGGTCACCTCGTACACCCTCACCTCGGCGGACCGTGCCAAGGCCCCGGCCGGCTGGACCCTGGAGGGCTCCCCGGACGGAAAGCGCTGGACCCGGCTGGACCACCGCGACGGCGAGTCCTTCACCTGGGACCAGCAGACCCGGGTGTTCGCCGTCCCGCAGCCCGGCGCGTACCGGCACTACCGGCTGGTGCCCGGCGGCACCGGCACCCTCGCCGAGATCGAGCTGCTCGGGACGCCGTAACCCCAAGGGCCGGTGAAGCCCGGACACGCGGACGGGCCGCACCCCCTCGACCGAGGGAGTGCGGCCCGTTGTGCTGCCCGCCGGGACTTACTTGCGGATCAGCGAGCGCAGCACGTACTGCATGATGCCGCCGTTGCGGTAGTAGTCCGCCTCGCCGGGGGTGTCGATGCGGACGACCGCGTCGAACTCGACGCCGCTGTCCGTGGCGACCTTGACGGTGCGCGGGGTGGTGCCGTCGTTCAGCTCGGTCACGCCGGTGACCGAGAAGGTCTCCTCGCCGGTCAGACCGAGGGACTCGGCGGACTGGCCCTCCGGGAACTGGAGGGGCAGCACGCCCATGCCGATGAGGTTCGAGCGGTGGATGCGCTCGTAGGACTCGGCGACGACGGCCTTGACGCCGAGCAGCGCGGTGCCCTTGGCCGCCCAGTCACGGGACGAACCGGAGCCGTACTCCTTGCCGGCCAGGATGACCAGCGGGGTGCCGGCGGCCTGGTAGTTCTGCGAGGCGTCGTAGATGAACGACACCGGGCCGCCGTCCTGCGTGAAGTCGCGGGTGTAGCCGCCCTCGGTGCCCGGCGCGATCTGGTTGCGCAGGCGGATGTTGGCGAAGGTGCCGCGGATCATGACCTCGTGGTTACCACGGCGCGAGCCGTAGGAGTTGAAGTCACGACGCTCGACGCCGTGCTCGGTGAGGTACTGACCGGCCGGGGTGTCGGCCTTGATCGCACCGGCCGGGGAGATGTGGTCGGTGGTGACCGAGTCGCCCAGCTTCGCCAGCACGCGGGCGCCGGAGATGTCGGAGACCGGGGTGGTCTCCATGGTCATGCCCTCGAAGTACGGGGGCTTGCGCACGTAGGTGGACTGCGGGTCCCACTCGAAGGTGTTGCCGGTCGGGATCGACAGCGCCTGCCACTGGGCGTCACCCGCGAAGACGTCCTGGTAGGACTTGTTGAACATGTCCTCGCCGATGGCGTTGGCCACGACGTCGTTGACCTCGGCCTCGGTCGGCCAGATGTCCTTGAGGAAGACCGGGTTGCCGTCGGTGTCGGTGCCCAGCGCGTCCTCGGTGATGTTCACCTTCATCGAACCCGCGAGGGCGTACGCGACGACCAGCGGCGGGGACGCCAGGTAGTTCATCTTGACGTCGGGGTTGATCCGGCCCTCGAAGTTACGGTTGCCGGAGAGCACCGAGGTGACAGCCAGGTCGTGCTCGTTGACGGCCTTGGAGACCTCCTCCGGCAGCGGGCCGGAGTTGCCGATGCAGGTGGTGCAGCCGTAGCCGACGAGGTTGAAGCCGACCTTGTCGAGGTACGGGGTCAGCCCGGCCTTGTCGAAGTAGTCGGTGACGACCTTCGAGCCCGGCGCCAGGGTGGTCTTGACCCACGGCTTGCGGGTCAGGCCCTTCTCCACGGCCTTCTTCGCGACGAGCGCGGCGGCGACCATGACGTACGGGTTCGAGGTGTTGGTGCAGGAGGTGATGGCCGCGACCGTCACCGCACCGTGGTCGATCTCGTAGGTCGAGCCGTCGGGGGCGGTGACCGTGGTCGGGCGGGTCGGCACGCCGTTGGCGGCGGCCGGGGAGTCGGAGGCCGGGAAGGACTCCTCGCCCGCCTCGTCCGCGTCGGAGACGTAGTTGAGGACATCGCGCTCGAACTGCGTGGCGGCGTTGGCCAGGACGATCCGGTCCTGCGGGCGCTTCGGACCGGCGATCGACGGGACGACCGTCGCCAGGTCCAGCTCCAGCTTCTCGGAGAAGTCGGGCTCGGCGGCCGGGTCGAGCCAGAGGCCCTGCTCCTTGGCGTACGCCTCGACGAGCGCGACCTGCTGCTCGTCGCGGCCGGTCAGGCGCAGGTACTTCAGGGTCTCGTCGTCGATCGGGAAGATCGCGGCGGTGGAGCCGAACTCCGGCGACATGTTGCCGATGGTGGCGCGGTTGGCGAGCGAGGTGGCGGCGACGCCCTCGCCGTAGAACTCGACGAACTTGCCGACGACACCGTGCTTGCGCAGCATCTCGGTGATGGTCAGCACGAGGTCGGTGGCGGTGGTGCCGGGCTTGAGCTCACCGGTCAGCTTGAAGCCGACGACGCGCGGGATGAGCATCGAGACCGGCTGGCCGAGCATCGCGGCCTCGGCCTCGATGCCGCCGACGCCCCAGCCCAGCACACCGAGGCCGTTGACCATGGTGGTGTGCGAGTCGGTGCCGACGAGGGTGTCGGGGTATGCCTGGCCGTTACGGACCATGACCGTACGGGCCAGGTGCTCGATGTTGACCTGGTGGACGATGCCGGTGCCGGGCGGGACGACCTTGAACTCGTCGAAGGCGGTCTGGCCCCAGCGCAGGAACTGGTAGCGCTCCTTGTTGCGGCCGTACTCCAGCTCCACGTTCTGGCCGAAGGCGTCCTTCGTGCCGAACTTGTCGGCGATGACGGAGTGGTCGATGACCAGCTCGGCCGGCGCCAGCGGGTTGATCTTCGCCGGGTCGCCGCCCAGCTCCTTGACGGCCTCACGCATGGTGGCGAGGTCCACGACACAGGGCACGCCGGTGAAGTCCTGCATGATCACGCGGGCCGGCGTGAACTGGATCTCCTGGCTGGGCTGGGCCTGCGAGTCCCAGCCACCGAGCGCTCGGATGTGGTCGGCGGTGATGTTCGCGCCGTCCTCGGTGCGGAGCAGGTTCTCCAGCAGCACCTTCAGGCTGTAGGGAAGACGCGCGGCGCCTTCGACCTTGTCCAGCCGGAAGATCTCGTACGACTCGTCGCCCACCTGCAGCGTGCTGCGGGCGTCGAAGCTGTTCGCCGACACGACAGTCTCCTTCATGCATGAATTCGCGCGTACCACCGCAATGCTGCCGTCACCGTCCTTGCCCCATCCGCTAAGGTGAGCCTAAGTTAGGTATGCCTTACTGGCGCGGCAGCGGTACGCCTCTCGGCAGATATCTCGATGTCGAGATAACTCTAATACATCGCCGCGTCCTGGTCATGCCCTGGCCGGGGTGCGCTGTGCCCGCGATGTTTGATCCGGATCACCGAAGGCCGCCGGTCCGTACCGCGTCGCGCGAGAAAAAGCGCAGGTCAGGCAGCCATGTCACATTCTGCCGAGCCGATCCGTCGTGATGTGTGCAAGCCCTGACACGCAGGTGCGCGAGCACTGCACACTGAGGAGATCACCATGAGTGCCCGTTTGGACGCCTTCAGCAGCCCGACCGTAGGCAAGGTCTTCAAGCACATCATCGCGGCAGGCAAGGTGCTGGAGGACTCGACGCTGCCGATCGCGACGCAGGAGCTGGTGCGGCTGCGCGGCAGCCAGATCAACGGGTGTGGTTTCTGCACCGATATGCACAGCAAGGACGCCGCCGCTGCCGGTGAGACCTCGGTACGCCTCCACCTGGTCGCGGCCTGGCGGGAGGCCACCGTCTTCACCGAGGCCGAACGGGCCGCCCTGGAGCTGACCGAGCAGGGCACCCGTATCGCGGACGCGGCCGGCGGGGTCACGGACGAGGCATGGGCGAACGCCGCCAAGCACTACGACGAGGAGCAGCTGGCCGCCCTGGTGTGCGCGATCGCCCTGATCAACGCCTTCAACCGGGCGAATGTCATGATCCAGCAGCCCGCGGGGGACTACCGGCCGGGCCAGTTCGGCTGATCCGGGGTACCTGGCCGGGGCGGGAAAAGGCGGCGAGCGGAGGCCGGGCGAGCGGCAGACTGCCCTCATGACTGCCGCTTCG contains these protein-coding regions:
- a CDS encoding carboxymuconolactone decarboxylase family protein, with product MSARLDAFSSPTVGKVFKHIIAAGKVLEDSTLPIATQELVRLRGSQINGCGFCTDMHSKDAAAAGETSVRLHLVAAWREATVFTEAERAALELTEQGTRIADAAGGVTDEAWANAAKHYDEEQLAALVCAIALINAFNRANVMIQQPAGDYRPGQFG
- the acnA gene encoding aconitate hydratase AcnA, producing MSANSFDARSTLQVGDESYEIFRLDKVEGAARLPYSLKVLLENLLRTEDGANITADHIRALGGWDSQAQPSQEIQFTPARVIMQDFTGVPCVVDLATMREAVKELGGDPAKINPLAPAELVIDHSVIADKFGTKDAFGQNVELEYGRNKERYQFLRWGQTAFDEFKVVPPGTGIVHQVNIEHLARTVMVRNGQAYPDTLVGTDSHTTMVNGLGVLGWGVGGIEAEAAMLGQPVSMLIPRVVGFKLTGELKPGTTATDLVLTITEMLRKHGVVGKFVEFYGEGVAATSLANRATIGNMSPEFGSTAAIFPIDDETLKYLRLTGRDEQQVALVEAYAKEQGLWLDPAAEPDFSEKLELDLATVVPSIAGPKRPQDRIVLANAATQFERDVLNYVSDADEAGEESFPASDSPAAANGVPTRPTTVTAPDGSTYEIDHGAVTVAAITSCTNTSNPYVMVAAALVAKKAVEKGLTRKPWVKTTLAPGSKVVTDYFDKAGLTPYLDKVGFNLVGYGCTTCIGNSGPLPEEVSKAVNEHDLAVTSVLSGNRNFEGRINPDVKMNYLASPPLVVAYALAGSMKVNITEDALGTDTDGNPVFLKDIWPTEAEVNDVVANAIGEDMFNKSYQDVFAGDAQWQALSIPTGNTFEWDPQSTYVRKPPYFEGMTMETTPVSDISGARVLAKLGDSVTTDHISPAGAIKADTPAGQYLTEHGVERRDFNSYGSRRGNHEVMIRGTFANIRLRNQIAPGTEGGYTRDFTQDGGPVSFIYDASQNYQAAGTPLVILAGKEYGSGSSRDWAAKGTALLGVKAVVAESYERIHRSNLIGMGVLPLQFPEGQSAESLGLTGEETFSVTGVTELNDGTTPRTVKVATDSGVEFDAVVRIDTPGEADYYRNGGIMQYVLRSLIRK